In Brevibacterium zhoupengii, the following are encoded in one genomic region:
- a CDS encoding ABC transporter substrate-binding protein: MRRRQLLALSLLAPFALTACGSPESDAAATSTNGAKGFSYSPEGYDGIAIELDHPVERIAMDFYSAAALAPYGIKPVAVYGFGQNESPGKSFDQSGVEVVGTDMELDLEALAATNPDIVIAYGNEEGDGWTWWDDKLREQVASLVPFVPVKLDGGTPDDMFAQYAAIARALGKDTKTGEIAKQRKQFEAARQRIRDITAEKEWLTVLLANFSAEINYTAKELGVAKMLSDDGLNLVGPESGADTSWAEVSWEKISDYPADVMLIHDASTDYEDNPIFTSLLPVKHEQLGTWDDKRAYTYDGYTQWLGELADVLEAAKNIQKD; this comes from the coding sequence ATGCGCCGGCGCCAACTGCTCGCACTGTCCCTACTCGCTCCATTCGCCCTTACAGCCTGCGGCAGTCCAGAGAGCGACGCCGCGGCTACGTCGACGAACGGGGCGAAGGGCTTCTCCTACAGCCCCGAGGGTTATGACGGAATCGCCATCGAGCTGGACCACCCGGTCGAACGGATCGCGATGGATTTCTACTCCGCAGCGGCCCTCGCTCCGTATGGAATCAAACCGGTCGCGGTCTACGGATTCGGCCAGAATGAGTCACCGGGGAAGTCGTTCGATCAGTCGGGAGTAGAGGTCGTCGGCACCGATATGGAACTGGACCTCGAAGCCCTCGCGGCGACGAATCCCGACATCGTCATCGCGTATGGCAACGAAGAAGGGGACGGGTGGACGTGGTGGGACGACAAGCTTCGTGAGCAGGTCGCATCCCTCGTCCCATTTGTGCCAGTCAAACTCGACGGAGGGACACCGGACGACATGTTCGCCCAGTACGCCGCGATCGCACGGGCGCTCGGCAAAGACACCAAGACCGGAGAGATCGCGAAACAGCGCAAGCAGTTCGAGGCTGCTCGGCAGCGAATCCGCGACATCACTGCCGAGAAGGAATGGCTGACCGTGCTGCTCGCAAACTTCAGTGCTGAGATCAACTACACAGCCAAGGAGCTCGGGGTCGCGAAGATGCTTTCCGACGACGGCCTGAACCTCGTCGGACCCGAGTCCGGAGCGGACACCAGTTGGGCCGAAGTCTCCTGGGAGAAGATCAGTGACTACCCGGCAGACGTCATGCTCATCCACGATGCCTCGACTGACTACGAGGACAATCCCATCTTCACGAGCCTTCTCCCAGTCAAACACGAACAACTCGGCACCTGGGACGACAAGCGTGCCTACACCTACGACGGGTACACGCAGTGGCTCGGCGAGCTCGCGGATGTGTTGGAAGCGGCGAAGAATATCCAAAAGGATTGA
- a CDS encoding APC family permease: MSTPNEGAEGSAGAAGSAGAGSSTGAAGKAGELRRSIGLTELVFIGLVFIGPAAAVGVFGTLDANSGGAVALVYIVATIVMSFTAVSYMRMSREIPRAGTVFAYASAGIGPRAGFTAGWMILLDYLFIPSVAYLFTGIALNSIFPSIPVWLFTGIAVILTTGLNLAGVKIASRVITLVVVIEVLVLGLVLVLGIIFLAANGPSRDWLSPLTGVGAFSITAVLAAVSVAVLSYLGFDSLATFAEEAKGGPRIVGRATLVCLILAGVFFVAQTWVGSLLSPVSPAELQANPELEGAAYYDAVDATLGTWVHWLLALAKAVGAAFSAMIGQAAGSRILMDMGRKGQVPKFLSQVSPRTGVPWKGILVAAVGNVIVAGWATTRADGLDQLTSIVNVGALSAFIFVQASVVGYFLIKRKGSETPSWFTHGAIPIIGAVLLAIVLVSANPLALIIGAVWLAIGLVVYLVRNRRRV; this comes from the coding sequence ATGAGCACGCCTAACGAAGGCGCCGAAGGATCTGCCGGCGCCGCAGGATCTGCCGGAGCTGGAAGTTCTACTGGAGCTGCAGGGAAAGCGGGCGAACTTCGCCGCAGCATCGGACTGACCGAACTCGTCTTCATCGGCTTAGTGTTCATCGGGCCGGCCGCCGCGGTCGGCGTCTTCGGCACACTCGATGCGAACTCGGGCGGCGCGGTCGCCCTCGTCTACATTGTGGCCACGATCGTCATGTCGTTCACCGCGGTCAGCTATATGCGCATGTCGCGGGAGATCCCGCGGGCTGGGACGGTCTTCGCCTACGCCTCGGCGGGAATCGGACCGAGAGCCGGATTCACCGCCGGCTGGATGATTCTCCTCGACTACCTGTTCATCCCGTCCGTGGCGTACCTGTTCACGGGCATCGCCCTGAACTCGATCTTCCCGAGCATTCCCGTGTGGCTGTTCACCGGTATCGCCGTCATCCTCACCACCGGGCTCAACCTCGCGGGCGTGAAGATCGCTTCACGGGTGATCACGCTCGTGGTCGTCATCGAAGTGCTCGTGCTCGGGCTGGTCCTCGTGCTCGGCATCATCTTCCTGGCCGCCAATGGGCCCAGCCGCGACTGGCTGTCCCCGCTGACCGGCGTGGGCGCGTTCTCGATCACTGCCGTACTGGCCGCTGTATCTGTGGCAGTTCTGTCCTATCTCGGCTTCGATTCCCTGGCGACCTTCGCCGAGGAGGCCAAGGGCGGACCGAGAATCGTCGGACGTGCCACCCTGGTGTGTCTGATTCTCGCCGGGGTCTTCTTCGTGGCACAGACCTGGGTCGGCAGCCTGCTCTCGCCGGTCTCCCCTGCCGAACTGCAGGCCAATCCCGAGTTGGAGGGCGCCGCCTACTACGATGCCGTCGATGCCACCCTCGGGACTTGGGTCCACTGGCTGCTGGCCCTGGCCAAGGCCGTCGGTGCGGCATTCTCCGCCATGATCGGGCAGGCCGCCGGCTCCCGCATCCTCATGGACATGGGCCGCAAGGGTCAGGTGCCGAAGTTCCTGAGCCAAGTGTCACCGCGCACCGGTGTTCCGTGGAAGGGAATCCTCGTCGCCGCTGTCGGCAACGTCATCGTCGCCGGTTGGGCCACGACCCGCGCGGACGGACTCGACCAGCTCACATCCATCGTCAACGTCGGCGCACTGAGCGCCTTCATCTTCGTCCAGGCCTCAGTGGTCGGCTACTTCCTCATCAAACGTAAAGGTTCCGAGACCCCGAGCTGGTTCACGCACGGGGCGATTCCGATCATCGGTGCCGTCCTGCTGGCCATCGTCTTAGTCAGCGCGAATCCCCTTGCACTGATCATCGGTGCGGTGTGGCTGGCCATCGGCCTCGTCGTATATCTGGTGCGCAACCGCCGACGGGTGTGA
- a CDS encoding zinc ribbon domain-containing protein, with product MSDSSHDAKDNGAAEGSSSPPATEPKSTENSPVPKKPDSSPAAGSDADASATGSEPTAASEPTVASGSTAGSNSDDLDSTARFAPGWNQNNQQQSHLYGSEPQAGSPQPRTGAPHPNSYYSHSGSQPNGYQGSQPGGYHGSQPNGYPGSQPGGHMGSQPGGHLGGHPQGVPYPQPPQYPQSQMSPSAAKYLSAFGQGATWRSALIPPGLALLAGIIVSIIISALLTSMSDFTALAEEIGFNTDGISYALPFVLLAMSLFGSAVFRFSVQAGDMGQASGSLFASGAPLLITIIVIGVLWWFTKRSELKSPSPNRGVTWIRIGITTLSMALVLLLLQLIFAARFSITESGGMIDLEFSAVTVRSFFLPLLAVLITSICARIAGHFKGSEAIGAPFLRWLVPPILVTWTHLIVATLALSVVAIFIIPLSFDMPWQTIPALFINVGLILTLLVHLGGVSASAQGDMMGYDSGGFSESLTIFSREAPGQLWIGLLAVVAAVLVATLVATVTRRPYWTVPGEDKQQWATAWKIPLAFCAIWGLLSVLAVPLRVHLEGSAAAASMFDGFGTARAGVGPLAWSFLLFALWGIVIEVLSRTLGPRLVLTIPAIAKFFAGRAVHPHWGQALGMSEPRHPLIHPDAVAGRGPGVGMTAAGAAGAGPAGAAFGAQPGPSASAPGSAAAPGTDSAGYANVPQSGAPTHADPGSYPTSGATYPIPAHPGGPPNGAYAAAGSPPPPGTAPAQPFNKKKATLVGVISGSAVLVIVAALIVVTQVNGNTFSPEAAIEKYFSELSDGDAEGALKMADVDVPSEQRQLLTNDVLGAAKALPKDVTVEDAEINGNSATVTATYDVGGSKGTTSFSLHKAGKKALFFDDWRLQAPELFSLSVETPGLSKVKINGIDIETSESGLALPAFPGMYTIGLSEETDLVSADEIESRAFFAEEGDSEGYEPALLAAQPTDAFRTEVNKQVKTLIDSCAKKTVAQPDGCPFGSYSAESYDATNLKWSISSYPTATVGDPSGEGYFDPEESTGPNGGPAWPISTESTGEAFLTGKYDSFFDESETFDDTVTFSVDGNAEIVDGKVVINIEGDPYGF from the coding sequence ATGAGCGACTCATCTCACGACGCCAAAGACAACGGAGCCGCGGAAGGGTCGAGCAGCCCTCCCGCTACGGAGCCGAAGAGCACGGAGAATTCGCCCGTCCCGAAAAAGCCCGATTCCTCTCCCGCGGCCGGGTCAGACGCGGACGCTTCTGCCACTGGCTCCGAACCTACTGCTGCCTCTGAACCTACTGTTGCCTCCGGATCTACGGCCGGTTCGAACAGTGACGACCTTGACTCCACAGCGCGATTCGCACCCGGATGGAACCAGAACAACCAGCAGCAGTCCCACCTCTATGGCTCAGAACCGCAGGCCGGATCACCACAGCCGAGGACGGGAGCACCCCACCCGAACTCGTACTACTCTCACTCGGGCAGTCAGCCGAATGGGTATCAGGGAAGCCAGCCAGGTGGATACCACGGCAGCCAACCAAATGGATACCCGGGAAGCCAGCCAGGTGGGCACATGGGCAGTCAGCCCGGCGGCCACCTCGGCGGTCACCCTCAGGGAGTTCCCTATCCTCAGCCTCCCCAGTACCCGCAGTCCCAGATGTCTCCGTCCGCGGCGAAGTACCTGTCGGCATTCGGACAGGGAGCCACATGGCGCAGCGCCCTGATCCCGCCGGGGCTGGCGCTGCTGGCCGGAATCATTGTCTCGATCATCATTTCGGCGCTGCTCACCTCGATGAGCGATTTCACCGCTCTCGCTGAAGAGATCGGCTTCAACACCGACGGAATCAGCTATGCGCTGCCCTTCGTCCTGCTGGCAATGTCCCTATTCGGTTCGGCTGTCTTCCGCTTCAGCGTGCAGGCAGGAGACATGGGGCAGGCGTCGGGCAGCCTCTTCGCCTCGGGAGCACCGCTGCTCATCACCATCATCGTCATCGGTGTGCTGTGGTGGTTCACGAAGCGCAGCGAGTTGAAGTCACCGTCACCCAATCGCGGAGTCACCTGGATCCGCATCGGGATCACGACCTTGTCCATGGCTCTCGTTCTGCTTCTTCTCCAATTGATCTTTGCGGCGCGCTTCTCCATCACGGAAAGCGGCGGCATGATCGATCTCGAGTTCTCCGCCGTGACCGTCCGTTCCTTCTTCCTGCCGCTGCTCGCCGTCCTCATCACCAGCATCTGTGCAAGGATCGCCGGGCACTTCAAGGGCAGCGAGGCCATCGGCGCCCCCTTCCTGCGGTGGCTCGTCCCGCCGATTCTCGTGACGTGGACCCACCTCATCGTGGCCACGCTCGCCCTGTCGGTCGTCGCAATCTTCATCATTCCGCTGTCCTTCGACATGCCCTGGCAGACGATCCCAGCGCTCTTCATCAACGTGGGCCTGATCCTCACCCTGCTTGTCCACCTCGGCGGAGTCAGCGCCTCGGCCCAGGGCGACATGATGGGTTATGACTCCGGCGGGTTCTCGGAATCATTGACCATCTTCAGCCGTGAGGCACCCGGGCAGCTGTGGATCGGACTGCTTGCGGTCGTGGCCGCTGTTCTCGTTGCAACTCTTGTCGCCACCGTGACTCGCCGTCCCTATTGGACGGTCCCCGGCGAGGACAAGCAGCAATGGGCCACTGCGTGGAAGATTCCCTTGGCGTTCTGTGCCATCTGGGGACTGCTTTCCGTCCTGGCGGTCCCCCTCCGCGTCCACCTCGAGGGATCTGCCGCGGCTGCCTCGATGTTCGATGGGTTCGGCACCGCCCGCGCTGGCGTCGGCCCTCTGGCCTGGTCGTTCCTCCTCTTCGCTCTCTGGGGCATTGTCATCGAGGTTCTGTCGAGGACCCTCGGCCCGCGGCTTGTCCTGACCATTCCAGCCATCGCGAAATTCTTCGCTGGACGGGCCGTCCACCCGCACTGGGGCCAGGCTCTGGGCATGAGCGAACCACGCCATCCCCTCATCCATCCAGACGCCGTCGCTGGACGTGGCCCCGGAGTCGGTATGACAGCTGCTGGTGCAGCTGGTGCCGGTCCAGCAGGAGCGGCGTTTGGCGCTCAGCCAGGACCGTCTGCCTCAGCCCCGGGATCAGCCGCGGCTCCTGGAACAGATTCTGCGGGCTATGCAAATGTCCCGCAATCTGGCGCCCCGACTCATGCAGATCCCGGCTCGTACCCGACCTCAGGCGCCACCTATCCGATTCCTGCTCACCCAGGCGGCCCCCCGAACGGCGCCTATGCCGCGGCTGGCTCGCCCCCGCCTCCCGGAACAGCACCGGCCCAACCTTTCAACAAGAAGAAGGCCACCCTGGTCGGCGTAATCAGCGGCTCAGCGGTTCTCGTGATCGTCGCGGCTCTCATCGTCGTCACGCAGGTCAACGGAAACACGTTCAGCCCCGAAGCCGCCATTGAGAAGTACTTCTCCGAACTCTCCGATGGCGACGCCGAGGGAGCCTTGAAGATGGCCGACGTCGACGTACCCTCCGAGCAGAGGCAGCTGCTGACGAATGACGTCCTTGGTGCTGCAAAGGCCCTGCCGAAGGACGTCACCGTCGAAGATGCCGAAATCAACGGAAACTCGGCGACAGTGACCGCGACCTATGACGTAGGAGGAAGCAAGGGCACGACGAGCTTCTCGCTGCACAAGGCGGGCAAGAAGGCTCTGTTCTTCGACGACTGGAGGCTGCAGGCGCCCGAGCTCTTCTCCCTCTCCGTCGAGACTCCCGGACTGAGCAAGGTCAAGATCAACGGCATCGATATCGAGACCAGCGAATCTGGCCTCGCGCTTCCGGCTTTCCCGGGAATGTACACCATCGGACTGTCGGAAGAGACCGACCTGGTTTCTGCAGACGAGATCGAGTCTCGAGCGTTCTTCGCCGAGGAAGGCGACTCGGAAGGGTACGAGCCGGCGCTGCTCGCGGCCCAGCCCACCGATGCCTTCCGCACTGAGGTGAACAAGCAGGTCAAGACCCTCATCGACAGCTGCGCCAAGAAGACCGTCGCCCAACCCGACGGCTGCCCGTTCGGCTCCTACAGCGCCGAAAGCTACGACGCGACGAACCTCAAATGGTCAATCTCCTCGTATCCGACGGCCACCGTGGGCGATCCATCGGGCGAAGGCTATTTCGACCCTGAAGAATCCACTGGCCCCAACGGCGGCCCAGCCTGGCCGATCTCGACAGAGTCGACCGGCGAAGCGTTCCTCACCGGAAAGTATGACTCGTTCTTCGACGAATCGGAGACCTTCGACGACACCGTGACATTCTCGGTCGACGGAAACGCGGAGATCGTCGACGGTAAGGTCGTCATCAACATCGAAGGCGACCCGTACGGGTTCTGA
- a CDS encoding ornithine cyclodeaminase family protein — MDDVKYLDTEAVFATLTPAEAVASLREALAGDFDPSNDIPRTISDVTAGNMIFMPAEIGDWVGVKLVGVSVANSERGLPRIMAQYLMYDATTLELRTVIDGAALTTLRTPAVSLAAVEPALNRFTQPVNVVVFGAGPQGTGHADTIADVLDVELADVCFVVRSPDQVTADVHERGRVLQAQTAEVDEAIRAADIIVTATTASEPLFAADLVRPGAVVMACGSHDPHSRELPAELFTSAMVVVEDLSTVLREGGDVVLAISDGALDADSLVTMKAFSNGEVSADPDQTLIFKGSGMSWEDLAVATRLVGKA; from the coding sequence ATGGACGACGTGAAGTATCTCGACACCGAGGCCGTATTCGCCACGCTGACTCCCGCCGAGGCGGTTGCTTCCCTGCGAGAGGCGCTCGCGGGCGATTTCGATCCCAGCAATGACATTCCGCGCACCATCAGCGACGTGACCGCCGGCAACATGATCTTCATGCCCGCAGAGATCGGCGACTGGGTCGGGGTCAAGCTCGTCGGCGTCTCCGTCGCCAACAGCGAGCGTGGCCTCCCCCGGATCATGGCCCAATACCTCATGTACGACGCCACCACGCTTGAGCTGCGCACCGTCATCGATGGTGCCGCACTGACGACGCTGCGCACCCCGGCCGTGTCCCTGGCCGCGGTCGAACCCGCACTGAACAGATTCACTCAGCCGGTCAACGTCGTCGTCTTCGGCGCCGGCCCGCAGGGGACGGGACATGCCGACACCATTGCAGACGTCCTCGATGTCGAGCTCGCCGACGTCTGCTTCGTCGTCCGTTCCCCCGATCAGGTCACCGCCGATGTCCACGAACGCGGCAGAGTGCTGCAGGCTCAGACCGCCGAGGTGGACGAGGCCATCCGTGCCGCCGACATCATCGTCACCGCCACCACCGCAAGCGAGCCCCTGTTCGCAGCGGATCTCGTGAGACCCGGCGCCGTGGTCATGGCCTGCGGCTCCCATGACCCGCACTCACGTGAGCTGCCAGCCGAGCTCTTCACCTCGGCGATGGTCGTGGTCGAAGACCTCAGCACCGTTCTGCGCGAGGGCGGCGACGTCGTCCTCGCAATCTCCGACGGTGCGTTGGACGCGGATTCGCTGGTGACGATGAAGGCGTTCAGCAACGGCGAGGTCAGCGCCGACCCCGACCAGACGCTCATCTTCAAGGGCTCAGGCATGTCATGGGAAGACCTGGCAGTGGCCACGAGGCTGGTCGGCAAAGCATGA
- a CDS encoding DMT family transporter — protein MKDNSASGYCPSTPSTVTTNTDSSSESDFPSNSPSVAEPPVATATTSLTAATVPTATTANANAATAPTGSASSSRVMPWIAALLTMVFWASSFVVIRDAGDHYSPGPMSLLRMGAAVIVLSAWMLFRKPRFPTSKMSWLIMLIWGVAWFAGYTVILNAAERSIDAGTAAMIVNIAPLIVAIFAGLILGEGLPWKLVIGIAVSLAGIVLITIASFSGVVTIGGLLLSLAAALLYAASVLLQKHFLSRDDSVTVTWTGILAGTIACLVFTPDLITEVADAPMNITVQVIYLGIVPTALAFNLWGYAIRFLPAGVLSSSSLLVPAIVVLLAWLVLGEVPPLLAALGGTLCLLGAAFTIVPQMLRSSSKSASSANPASK, from the coding sequence ATGAAAGACAATTCAGCTTCCGGATACTGCCCGTCGACGCCGTCAACCGTGACCACCAATACGGACTCGTCATCCGAATCGGACTTCCCGAGCAATTCGCCCTCGGTGGCCGAGCCGCCGGTCGCGACCGCGACGACTTCGTTGACCGCGGCGACTGTACCGACTGCGACGACAGCGAATGCCAACGCAGCGACGGCGCCCACTGGCTCCGCGTCTTCTTCACGAGTCATGCCGTGGATTGCGGCATTGCTGACGATGGTCTTCTGGGCCTCGTCGTTCGTCGTCATTCGTGATGCGGGCGACCACTACTCCCCGGGGCCGATGTCGCTGTTGCGGATGGGTGCTGCGGTGATCGTCCTATCTGCCTGGATGCTCTTTCGGAAGCCGAGGTTCCCGACGTCGAAGATGTCTTGGCTGATCATGCTCATCTGGGGAGTTGCATGGTTCGCCGGCTACACGGTTATCCTCAACGCTGCGGAGCGGTCGATCGACGCCGGCACTGCGGCAATGATCGTCAATATCGCCCCGCTCATCGTGGCGATATTCGCAGGCCTGATTCTTGGCGAGGGTCTTCCGTGGAAACTGGTCATAGGAATCGCGGTGTCCTTGGCAGGGATAGTGCTGATCACGATCGCCAGCTTCTCCGGTGTGGTCACTATTGGCGGCCTGCTCCTGAGCCTTGCGGCCGCTCTCCTCTATGCCGCCAGCGTGTTGTTGCAGAAGCACTTCCTGTCCCGAGACGATTCGGTGACGGTCACCTGGACGGGGATTCTAGCCGGAACGATCGCCTGCCTTGTCTTCACTCCCGATCTCATCACCGAGGTGGCCGATGCGCCGATGAACATCACCGTGCAGGTCATCTACCTCGGAATCGTGCCCACCGCACTCGCATTCAACCTATGGGGATACGCGATCCGCTTCCTCCCCGCCGGCGTGCTCAGTTCTTCGAGTCTGCTCGTTCCAGCGATCGTCGTCCTTCTCGCCTGGTTGGTCCTCGGCGAAGTTCCACCGCTGCTGGCCGCACTGGGCGGAACGCTGTGCCTCCTCGGCGCGGCCTTCACCATTGTTCCGCAGATGCTGCGTTCGTCTTCGAAGAGTGCTTCTTCGGCGAACCCGGCCTCGAAGTGA
- a CDS encoding siderophore-interacting protein: MPQAPITAFEATVISIEDLSPVFRRVTFGGEGLRDFGCSGHPRDLRFKLIIPSAGAPKPEFDLIRFLDEQDPDSGVSWYQAWLQLDPNVRGEMRTYTVREWREEACELVVDMVLHTDDQGHSGPAAAWAQNAEVGHSLHIIGPSRHAEGPTAGIEFAPADADTILLAGDETAVPAIASILESLKGAEVQGKAILEVPSAEDVLELDAPAGFEIQWLPRDNADHGQLLEPAVRDAVRVESRVLAEVGAGTSGSTPVELDDVNIDEQILWDVPAALTQAAQGSSSDTEKHTRPFYAWIAGEAGPVKRLRRYLVQEVGVDRHQIAFMGYWRQGKAEG, from the coding sequence GTGCCACAAGCACCCATCACCGCCTTCGAGGCCACTGTCATCAGCATCGAAGATCTCAGTCCCGTATTCCGCCGTGTCACCTTCGGTGGCGAGGGTCTCAGAGACTTCGGATGCAGCGGCCACCCGCGTGACCTGCGGTTCAAGCTCATCATCCCCTCGGCCGGAGCGCCTAAGCCTGAGTTCGACCTCATCCGCTTCCTCGATGAGCAGGATCCAGATTCCGGTGTGTCCTGGTATCAGGCATGGCTGCAGCTCGATCCGAATGTACGCGGCGAAATGCGCACCTACACCGTCCGCGAATGGCGCGAAGAAGCGTGCGAGCTCGTCGTCGACATGGTCCTCCACACCGACGATCAGGGCCACTCTGGCCCCGCTGCCGCCTGGGCGCAGAACGCCGAGGTGGGTCACAGCCTGCACATCATCGGTCCGTCGCGCCATGCCGAAGGGCCTACTGCCGGGATCGAGTTTGCGCCGGCAGATGCCGACACCATCCTCCTCGCCGGCGATGAGACCGCGGTGCCCGCGATCGCCTCTATCCTTGAGTCACTCAAAGGCGCCGAGGTGCAGGGAAAGGCGATTCTCGAGGTGCCCAGCGCCGAGGATGTTCTTGAGTTGGATGCTCCCGCAGGGTTTGAGATCCAGTGGCTGCCCCGTGACAACGCTGACCATGGTCAACTGCTCGAGCCTGCCGTCCGTGACGCTGTCCGAGTCGAGAGCCGAGTACTCGCAGAGGTGGGTGCGGGCACCTCGGGGTCAACGCCCGTTGAGCTCGACGACGTCAACATAGACGAACAGATCCTGTGGGACGTCCCGGCTGCTCTGACGCAGGCTGCTCAGGGCAGCTCGAGTGATACCGAAAAACATACCCGCCCGTTCTATGCCTGGATCGCCGGCGAGGCCGGACCCGTCAAACGTCTTCGTCGTTACCTTGTCCAGGAGGTCGGAGTCGATCGTCATCAGATCGCATTCATGGGCTACTGGCGCCAGGGCAAAGCCGAGGGCTGA
- a CDS encoding D-serine ammonia-lyase, with the protein MPSQAQPEIEFDAGDPVIRSLAAGESTTWLRRDLDSTAEVLQGMAANFDASVERAAGADLEAGVDHQAGVDSDLMDRAAQRFDRFAPWFADTFPETAAADGVIESPLVPADAAQADLNERLSVELPGRLWLKRDDALPISGSIKARGGFHEVLEYAEEVAAEHGLNPHEPANYSSEEFRALAATHRIVVGSTGNLGLSIGILSAALGFAASVHMSADAREWKKELLRSHGVEVIEHAGDFVAAVSAGRASAEGAPRTHFVDDEDSRSLFAGYSVAALCLKDQLADSQVTVDADHPLVVYLPCGIGGGPGGVTYGLKWVFGDDVHCIFVEPSQAPAMFLGVRTGLHSAISVQDIGLSGNTAADGLAVARPSRFIGPVISPLITGFATVSDEVIKAGVAVLHQAEGVVVEPSATAGLTVPWRTMDHLGEGAGDGWSADGRDRATHLVWVTGGAMVPTADRERYVSEGLDLLPRLSS; encoded by the coding sequence ATGCCCTCTCAAGCACAGCCCGAGATCGAATTCGATGCTGGTGATCCGGTCATCCGATCCCTAGCGGCCGGCGAATCGACTACCTGGTTGCGCCGCGATCTTGACTCCACTGCCGAGGTGCTTCAGGGTATGGCCGCGAATTTCGACGCCAGTGTGGAGCGGGCGGCCGGTGCAGACCTCGAAGCCGGAGTGGATCACCAGGCCGGAGTGGATTCCGACCTCATGGACCGGGCCGCACAGCGCTTCGACCGCTTCGCCCCGTGGTTCGCCGACACGTTCCCAGAGACGGCGGCTGCCGACGGGGTCATTGAGTCCCCCCTCGTCCCTGCGGATGCTGCGCAAGCTGATCTCAACGAGCGTCTCAGCGTCGAACTGCCCGGCAGGCTGTGGCTCAAACGCGACGACGCTCTACCGATCAGCGGATCGATCAAGGCTCGTGGAGGTTTCCACGAAGTACTCGAATACGCCGAGGAAGTCGCCGCCGAGCACGGACTGAATCCCCACGAGCCCGCGAATTACAGCTCCGAGGAGTTTCGTGCGCTCGCCGCAACCCACCGGATCGTCGTCGGATCCACTGGAAACCTGGGACTGTCGATCGGGATTCTCAGTGCGGCGCTTGGCTTCGCAGCCTCAGTTCACATGTCAGCCGACGCCCGAGAATGGAAGAAAGAACTCCTGCGCAGCCACGGTGTCGAGGTCATCGAACACGCTGGTGACTTCGTTGCAGCGGTGTCAGCCGGCCGAGCGTCGGCCGAAGGCGCGCCGCGCACCCACTTCGTCGACGACGAAGACTCACGCAGTCTCTTCGCCGGGTATTCGGTGGCGGCTCTGTGCCTCAAAGACCAGCTCGCAGATTCGCAGGTGACAGTCGATGCCGATCACCCTCTCGTCGTGTATCTGCCCTGCGGGATCGGCGGCGGACCAGGAGGCGTGACCTACGGTCTGAAGTGGGTCTTCGGCGACGATGTGCACTGCATCTTCGTGGAGCCCAGCCAAGCACCCGCAATGTTCCTCGGCGTGAGGACCGGCCTGCACAGCGCGATCTCGGTTCAGGACATCGGGTTGAGTGGAAACACCGCAGCCGACGGTCTGGCTGTGGCGCGTCCTTCCCGCTTCATCGGCCCGGTGATCAGCCCCCTGATTACCGGATTCGCTACGGTCAGCGACGAGGTCATCAAGGCAGGCGTGGCAGTGCTCCACCAGGCTGAGGGGGTTGTTGTCGAGCCTTCGGCGACTGCGGGACTGACGGTTCCCTGGCGAACGATGGACCACCTCGGCGAGGGTGCAGGGGACGGGTGGAGTGCTGACGGACGGGACCGTGCCACGCACCTGGTGTGGGTGACAGGTGGTGCCATGGTGCCCACCGCCGATCGCGAACGGTACGTGTCCGAGGGCCTGGACCTGCTACCGAGGCTCAGCTCCTGA